One genomic window of Bradyrhizobium sp. B124 includes the following:
- a CDS encoding class II aldolase/adducin family protein: MQFRVSPTSLQDSSSAEEWQARVDLAAAHRLAYNHGFSEGIFNHLTFVVPGRSDRYYQIPFGMHWSEVTASSFMEVGIDDAEVKRGEGEVERSCYCIHAPIHKALPQAKAVFHTHMPYASALTRLEDPRIKEIGQTEVGLSEAIAYDDLYTGPALDPEEGARLAKVIGNKTILFMANHGISTVGETIADAYDRLYYIERAAQVQIYAMWTQQPLKQLPEHVVEKTKRDFRDDHLYNGPSPSQRHFDALKRMLDRKEPDYAT; the protein is encoded by the coding sequence ATGCAGTTCAGGGTTTCGCCGACATCGTTGCAGGACAGTTCGAGCGCCGAGGAATGGCAGGCGCGGGTCGACCTCGCGGCGGCGCATCGGCTCGCCTACAACCACGGCTTTTCGGAGGGTATCTTCAACCATCTCACCTTCGTGGTGCCCGGCCGGAGCGACCGCTACTACCAGATCCCGTTCGGCATGCACTGGTCGGAGGTCACCGCGTCGTCCTTCATGGAGGTCGGCATCGACGATGCCGAGGTGAAGCGTGGCGAGGGTGAGGTCGAGCGCTCCTGCTATTGCATCCATGCGCCGATCCACAAGGCGCTGCCGCAGGCCAAGGCGGTGTTCCACACCCACATGCCGTATGCGAGCGCGCTGACGCGGCTCGAGGATCCGCGCATCAAGGAGATCGGCCAGACCGAAGTCGGGCTGTCGGAGGCGATCGCCTATGACGATCTCTACACCGGCCCGGCGCTGGATCCCGAGGAAGGCGCGCGGCTCGCCAAGGTGATCGGCAACAAGACCATCCTGTTCATGGCCAACCACGGCATCTCGACCGTCGGTGAGACCATCGCCGACGCCTATGACCGGCTCTATTACATCGAGCGCGCCGCGCAGGTGCAGATCTATGCGATGTGGACCCAGCAGCCGCTCAAGCAATTGCCGGAGCATGTGGTGGAGAAGACCAAGCGCGATTTCCGCGACGACCATCTCTACAACGGCCCGAGCCCGTCGCAGCGGCATTTCGATGCACTGAAGCGGATGCTGGACCGCAAGGAGCCGGACTACGCGACGTAG
- a CDS encoding ATP-dependent DNA ligase encodes MNRFAELLDRLAYEPGRNNKIKLLVAYFRETEDPDRGYALAALTGALSFKHAKPGLIRDLITERTDPVLFGYSYDYVGDLSETVALMWPKAELPGHNNPPPPTLTEVVTTLRTLGKAELPAQLARWLDELDETGRWALLKLVTGAMRIGISARLAKTAAAALDDKDPHEIELMWPGLSPPYLELFAWLEGRGDKPVNSDPTPFRPVMLAHAIEDGDFANLDAADFSAEWKWDGIRVQAVAGHDARGHVQARLYSRTGEDITGSFPDLVPSLHLQDTLDLKHDDSRKPLHTFRHHASFAIDGELLVLRDGRVQTFNVLQQRLNRKVVSPKLIKEFPIHLRAYDLLGDGENDLRELPFTERRAHLEAFVAKLNDPRIDLSPTIPFASWEELAAARADPKSAGAGDDADAVEGVMLKRRDAPYLPGRPKGPWWKWKRDPHIIDAVLMYAQRGHGKRSSYYSDYTFGVWTRGDAGDELVPVGKAYFGFTDEELLQIDRFVRRNTTEKFGPVRHVVHEPDQGLVLEVAFEGLQRSPRHKSGVAMRFPRISRLRWDKPPREADRLETLERMLISMTGS; translated from the coding sequence ATGAACCGCTTTGCCGAACTGCTCGACCGGCTCGCCTACGAGCCGGGCCGCAACAACAAGATCAAGCTGCTGGTTGCCTATTTCCGCGAGACCGAGGATCCCGACCGCGGCTACGCGCTGGCGGCACTGACCGGCGCGCTGTCGTTCAAGCACGCCAAGCCGGGCTTGATCCGCGACCTGATCACCGAACGCACCGACCCGGTGCTGTTCGGTTATTCCTATGATTACGTCGGCGATCTCTCCGAAACCGTCGCGCTGATGTGGCCGAAGGCGGAGCTGCCAGGCCACAACAACCCGCCTCCTCCCACCCTCACCGAGGTCGTCACCACGCTGCGCACGCTCGGCAAGGCCGAACTGCCGGCACAGCTGGCGCGCTGGCTGGACGAGCTCGACGAGACCGGACGCTGGGCGCTGCTGAAGCTCGTCACCGGCGCAATGCGGATCGGAATCTCGGCACGGCTGGCGAAGACGGCGGCGGCGGCGCTCGACGACAAGGACCCGCACGAAATCGAGCTGATGTGGCCCGGCCTGTCGCCGCCCTATCTCGAATTGTTCGCCTGGCTCGAAGGGCGCGGCGACAAGCCGGTCAATAGCGACCCGACGCCGTTCCGCCCGGTGATGCTGGCGCATGCGATCGAGGATGGCGATTTCGCCAATCTCGACGCTGCCGATTTCAGCGCGGAATGGAAGTGGGACGGCATCCGCGTGCAGGCTGTGGCCGGCCACGACGCGCGCGGCCACGTCCAGGCGCGGCTCTATTCACGCACCGGCGAGGACATCACCGGCAGCTTCCCCGACCTCGTGCCGTCGCTGCATCTGCAAGATACTCTAGATCTGAAGCATGATGACTCCCGAAAGCCGCTTCACACTTTTCGGCATCATGCTTCATTCGCGATCGACGGCGAATTGCTGGTGCTGCGCGACGGCCGCGTGCAGACCTTCAACGTGTTGCAGCAGCGGCTGAACCGCAAGGTGGTCTCGCCGAAGCTGATCAAGGAATTTCCGATCCATCTGCGCGCCTACGACCTGCTCGGCGACGGCGAAAACGATCTGCGCGAGCTGCCGTTCACCGAACGCCGCGCGCATCTCGAAGCCTTCGTCGCCAAGCTGAACGATCCGCGCATCGATCTGTCGCCGACGATCCCGTTCGCGAGCTGGGAAGAGCTGGCCGCGGCGCGTGCCGATCCGAAGAGCGCGGGCGCCGGCGACGATGCCGACGCGGTCGAAGGCGTGATGCTGAAGCGGCGCGACGCGCCCTATCTGCCCGGACGGCCGAAGGGCCCATGGTGGAAGTGGAAGCGCGACCCGCACATCATCGACGCCGTGCTGATGTATGCCCAGCGCGGCCACGGCAAGCGCTCGTCCTATTATTCCGATTACACGTTCGGGGTCTGGACTCGTGGCGATGCCGGCGACGAGCTGGTGCCGGTCGGCAAAGCCTATTTCGGCTTCACCGACGAGGAACTGCTGCAGATCGATCGCTTCGTCCGCCGCAACACCACCGAGAAGTTCGGCCCGGTGCGGCATGTCGTGCACGAGCCGGATCAGGGGCTGGTGCTGGAAGTCGCCTTCGAGGGCTTGCAGCGCTCGCCGCGTCACAAATCCGGCGTCGCGATGCGCTTTCCCCGGATCAGCCGCCTGCGCTGGGACAAGCCGCCGCGCGAGGCCGACCGGCTGGAGACACTTGAACGGATGTTAATCTCCATGACAGGAAGTTAA
- a CDS encoding MATE family efflux transporter gives MHAPVHPKITTRQVFAIAGPAMVANLTTPLIGIVSTTAIGRLDDAALLGGVAMASVIFDCLFWLFAFLRMSTLAFTAQAQGAGEPQEYAAILVRGFIVAGLIGAALIALQLPLAAVTFQLMGGSEGVTRAAKTYFMIRIWSAPLALANYVILGWLVGQARANLALALQIVINLINMAATVLLVQVYGAGIAGAAIAAVLAETTGFAVGIVVAWRISQGGFAVPAATLFDRAKLMRMLAVNRDIMVRTAALIVVFLFFTAKGAREGDVTLAANSVLNNFLLVSAFFLDGLANAAQQLCGRAFGARDARGFADSTRLVLLWGVGFALVVSVLFALFGPALINLMTTSEDVRRYAREFLVFVILAPLPGVFAFGFDGIYVGATWAREMRNLMLASLAIFLAAWWALSSFGNTGLWIALLGFYVARGGLQGLRYPALLRKSFKTA, from the coding sequence ATGCACGCACCCGTCCACCCAAAGATCACGACCCGCCAGGTATTCGCGATCGCCGGTCCTGCGATGGTCGCCAACCTGACCACGCCGCTGATCGGCATCGTCTCGACCACCGCGATCGGCCGCCTCGACGATGCCGCGCTGCTCGGCGGGGTGGCGATGGCCTCGGTGATCTTCGACTGCCTGTTCTGGCTGTTCGCCTTCCTGCGCATGAGCACGCTGGCCTTCACCGCGCAGGCGCAGGGCGCGGGCGAGCCGCAGGAATATGCCGCGATCCTGGTGCGCGGCTTCATCGTCGCCGGCCTGATCGGCGCTGCGCTGATCGCGCTGCAGCTGCCACTGGCCGCGGTTACATTCCAGCTGATGGGCGGCAGCGAAGGCGTCACGCGCGCGGCCAAAACGTATTTCATGATCCGGATCTGGTCGGCGCCGCTGGCACTCGCCAATTACGTCATCCTGGGCTGGCTGGTCGGGCAGGCGCGCGCCAATCTGGCGCTGGCGCTGCAGATCGTGATCAACCTGATCAACATGGCGGCAACCGTGCTGCTGGTGCAGGTCTACGGCGCCGGCATTGCAGGCGCCGCGATCGCCGCCGTGCTTGCCGAGACGACCGGTTTTGCCGTCGGCATCGTCGTGGCGTGGCGGATCTCGCAAGGCGGCTTTGCCGTTCCTGCGGCCACGCTGTTCGACCGCGCCAAGCTGATGCGCATGCTGGCCGTCAACCGCGACATCATGGTCCGCACCGCGGCGCTGATCGTCGTGTTCCTGTTCTTCACCGCCAAGGGCGCGCGCGAGGGCGACGTGACGCTGGCGGCGAATTCGGTGCTGAACAATTTCCTGCTGGTGAGCGCCTTCTTCCTCGACGGCCTCGCCAACGCCGCCCAGCAGCTCTGCGGCCGCGCCTTCGGCGCCCGCGATGCACGTGGCTTTGCCGATTCGACCCGGCTGGTGCTGCTGTGGGGTGTCGGCTTTGCGCTGGTGGTGTCGGTGCTGTTCGCGCTGTTCGGACCGGCGCTGATCAATTTGATGACGACCAGTGAGGACGTGCGCCGCTATGCGCGCGAGTTCCTGGTGTTCGTGATCCTGGCACCTCTGCCCGGCGTGTTCGCCTTCGGCTTCGACGGCATCTATGTCGGCGCGACCTGGGCGCGCGAGATGCGCAATTTGATGCTGGCCTCGCTCGCGATCTTCCTCGCCGCCTGGTGGGCGCTCAGCTCGTTCGGCAACACCGGGCTGTGGATCGCGCTGCTCGGCTTCTACGTCGCGCGCGGCGGGTTGCAGGGCCTGCGTTATCCGGCGCTGCTGAGGAAGTCGTTCAAGACTGCGTAG
- a CDS encoding MBL fold metallo-hydrolase, whose translation MQLQFVGCGDAFGSGGRFNTCFHLSGERVNFLIDCGASSLPALKRLEIDRDAIDLILITHFHGDHFAGLPFFLLDAQFSRRTRPLVIAGPQGIETKLPEVMEVMFEHSSKTRQRFDLSVVTLTPRERRSFGEVSVTPYPVVHGESGGPFLAYRVEAEGRVVSYSADTEWTDALIPAAQNADLFITEAYTYDKMVKNHLSLKTLEAHLPAINARRVVLTHMSDDMLGRVDNLPYMAASDGMVVVF comes from the coding sequence ATGCAATTGCAATTTGTCGGCTGCGGCGATGCATTCGGCTCCGGGGGCCGCTTCAACACCTGCTTCCATCTCAGCGGCGAGCGCGTCAATTTCCTGATCGATTGCGGCGCCTCCTCGCTGCCCGCGCTGAAGCGGCTCGAGATCGACCGCGACGCGATCGACCTGATCCTGATCACACATTTCCACGGCGACCATTTTGCCGGCCTGCCGTTCTTCCTGCTCGACGCGCAATTCTCCCGCCGCACCCGGCCGCTGGTGATCGCCGGGCCGCAAGGCATCGAAACGAAGCTGCCTGAGGTGATGGAGGTGATGTTCGAGCATTCCTCCAAAACCAGACAACGCTTCGATCTGTCCGTCGTCACGCTGACACCGCGGGAGCGGCGCAGCTTTGGCGAGGTGAGCGTGACGCCCTATCCTGTGGTGCATGGCGAATCCGGCGGGCCGTTTCTCGCCTATCGCGTCGAGGCCGAAGGCCGCGTCGTCAGCTACAGCGCCGACACCGAGTGGACCGACGCGCTGATCCCGGCCGCGCAAAACGCCGACCTCTTCATCACTGAGGCCTATACCTACGACAAGATGGTCAAGAACCATCTCAGCCTGAAAACGCTGGAGGCTCATTTGCCGGCCATCAACGCCAGGCGCGTGGTGCTGACCCATATGAGCGACGACATGCTCGGCCGCGTCGACAACCTGCCGTACATGGCGGCGAGCGACGGCATGGTCGTGGTGTTCTGA
- a CDS encoding DUF952 domain-containing protein: MPMIYKITPASAWREAERQGVYRGSAGDNRDGFIHFSTASQVAETARKHYHGQTGLFLVAVDADALGDALRWERSRNDELFPHLYGELDLGAVTEIFSLRARSDGGHDVPELKP, from the coding sequence GTGCCCATGATCTACAAAATCACTCCCGCTTCGGCCTGGCGCGAGGCCGAGCGGCAGGGCGTCTACCGGGGCAGTGCAGGCGACAATCGCGACGGCTTCATCCATTTTTCCACCGCCTCCCAGGTGGCGGAGACCGCGCGCAAGCACTATCACGGGCAGACGGGCCTGTTCCTGGTCGCGGTCGATGCCGATGCGCTCGGCGACGCCTTGCGCTGGGAGCGCTCGCGCAATGACGAACTGTTCCCGCATCTCTATGGCGAACTCGACCTCGGCGCGGTCACCGAAATCTTCAGCCTTCGCGCGCGCTCCGACGGCGGCCACGACGTTCCGGAGCTCAAGCCGTGA
- a CDS encoding helix-turn-helix transcriptional regulator, with protein sequence MAKQSKAARPLTHAQVWAALDRLAERAGLSPSGLAKQSGLDPTTFNKSKRVTGDGRERWPSTESLSKALAASNASMETFVQLLGDGPRAGQSVPLLGFAQAGAGGYFDDSGFPAGKGWDEVALPATSDEHAYALEIEGDSMKPAYREGDIIVVSPATAIRRGDRVVVRTTGGEVMVKELKRRTGKVLELASLNPEHPDRMLDAEEVTWIARVVWASQ encoded by the coding sequence ATGGCCAAACAGTCCAAAGCCGCCCGACCGCTGACCCACGCGCAGGTCTGGGCCGCGCTCGACCGGCTCGCCGAACGCGCCGGCCTGTCGCCGTCCGGCCTTGCCAAGCAGTCAGGTCTCGACCCCACCACCTTCAACAAGTCCAAGCGCGTGACCGGCGACGGACGCGAGCGCTGGCCGTCGACCGAATCGCTCTCCAAGGCGCTGGCCGCGAGCAATGCCAGCATGGAGACCTTCGTGCAGTTGCTCGGCGATGGCCCGCGCGCCGGCCAGTCGGTGCCGTTGCTCGGCTTCGCGCAGGCCGGCGCCGGCGGCTATTTCGACGACAGCGGCTTTCCCGCCGGCAAGGGCTGGGATGAAGTGGCGCTGCCGGCGACATCAGACGAGCACGCCTATGCGCTGGAGATCGAGGGCGACTCGATGAAGCCCGCCTATCGCGAAGGTGACATCATCGTGGTGTCACCCGCGACCGCGATCCGCCGCGGCGACCGCGTGGTGGTTCGCACCACCGGCGGCGAGGTGATGGTGAAGGAACTGAAGCGACGCACCGGCAAGGTGCTGGAACTCGCATCGCTCAATCCGGAACACCCCGACCGCATGCTCGATGCCGAGGAGGTCACGTGGATCGCGCGCGTCGTGTGGGCGAGCCAGTAG
- a CDS encoding lysine--tRNA ligase, with translation MSVIDLAASPSDLRALAEQSNAWPFEQAKAIVARLKKNPKDEVLFETGYGPSGLPHIGTFGEVARTTMVRHAFRVLTEDKIKTRLLAFSDDMDGLRKVPDNVPNKEMLAQHLGKPLTKVPDPFGTHPSFGQHNNARLRAFLDQFGFDYEFASSTEYYTSGRFDAALLRMLERIEKVMAIMLPSLREERAASYSPFLPICPRTGLVLYVPVTAHDAKAGTISYEDPDTKESVTVPVTGGRCKLQWKPDWAMRWYALGVDYEMAGKDLIDSVKLSAKICAALGGTPPEGFNYELFLDEKGQKISKSKGNGLTIDEWLRYASPESLSLFMYREPKAAKRLYFDVIPRNVDDYQQFLDGFTRQEARQQLQNPVWHIHSGKPPQADMPVTFQLLLTLVSSSNAENAETLWGFIGRYRLGVTPQTHPKLDAMVGYAINYYRDFVAPTKQFREPTEGERAALQDLRDALANMPADATAEDIQNVVYEIGRREPFLDTVKKGKDGRPGVSLDWFNMLYQVLLGQEKGPRFGSFVAVYGVQNAVNMIDGALARSS, from the coding sequence ATGTCCGTGATTGATCTTGCTGCCAGCCCGAGCGACCTGCGGGCGCTCGCCGAACAATCCAACGCCTGGCCGTTCGAGCAGGCGAAAGCGATTGTGGCGCGGCTGAAGAAAAATCCGAAGGACGAGGTGCTGTTCGAGACCGGCTATGGCCCGTCCGGCCTGCCGCATATCGGCACGTTCGGCGAGGTCGCGCGCACCACGATGGTGCGCCATGCCTTCCGCGTGCTCACCGAGGACAAGATCAAGACGCGCCTGCTCGCCTTCTCTGACGACATGGACGGCCTGCGCAAGGTGCCGGACAACGTGCCGAACAAAGAGATGCTGGCGCAGCATCTCGGCAAGCCGCTGACCAAGGTGCCCGATCCGTTCGGCACCCATCCGAGCTTCGGCCAGCACAACAATGCGCGGCTGCGCGCCTTCCTCGATCAGTTCGGCTTCGACTACGAGTTCGCGAGCTCGACCGAGTATTACACTTCCGGCCGGTTCGATGCAGCGCTGCTGCGCATGCTGGAGCGGATCGAGAAGGTGATGGCGATCATGCTGCCGTCGCTGCGCGAAGAGCGCGCCGCGAGCTACTCGCCGTTCCTGCCGATCTGCCCGCGCACGGGCCTCGTGCTTTACGTGCCGGTGACGGCACACGACGCCAAGGCCGGCACCATCTCCTATGAAGATCCCGATACCAAGGAGAGCGTCACCGTTCCCGTCACCGGCGGCCGTTGCAAGCTGCAATGGAAGCCGGACTGGGCGATGCGCTGGTATGCGCTCGGCGTCGACTATGAAATGGCCGGCAAGGATCTGATCGACTCGGTGAAGCTGTCCGCCAAGATCTGCGCGGCGCTCGGCGGCACGCCGCCGGAGGGCTTCAACTACGAGCTGTTCCTCGACGAGAAGGGCCAGAAGATCTCGAAGTCGAAGGGCAACGGCCTGACGATCGACGAATGGCTGCGCTACGCCTCACCGGAATCGCTGTCGCTGTTCATGTATCGCGAGCCCAAGGCGGCGAAGCGGCTCTATTTCGACGTCATCCCGCGCAATGTCGACGACTACCAGCAGTTCCTCGACGGCTTCACGCGGCAGGAGGCGCGGCAGCAGCTGCAGAATCCGGTCTGGCACATCCATTCCGGCAAGCCGCCGCAGGCCGACATGCCCGTCACCTTCCAGCTGCTGCTGACGCTGGTGTCGTCGTCGAATGCGGAGAATGCCGAGACGTTGTGGGGCTTCATCGGCCGCTATCGTCTGGGCGTGACGCCGCAGACCCATCCGAAGCTCGATGCGATGGTCGGCTACGCCATCAACTACTATCGCGACTTCGTGGCGCCGACCAAGCAGTTCCGCGAGCCCACCGAAGGTGAGCGCGCCGCGTTGCAGGACCTGCGCGATGCGCTCGCCAACATGCCGGCTGACGCGACCGCGGAAGATATCCAGAACGTGGTCTACGAGATCGGCCGCCGCGAGCCGTTCCTCGACACGGTCAAGAAGGGCAAGGACGGCCGTCCCGGCGTCTCGCTCGACTGGTTCAACATGCTCTACCAGGTGCTGCTCGGCCAGGAGAAGGGCCCGCGGTTCGGCTCCTTCGTCGCGGTCTACGGTGTGCAGAACGCCGTCAACATGATCGACGGCGCGCTGGCGCGGTCGTCGTAG
- a CDS encoding DUF6460 domain-containing protein, translated as MPDNIRDLPAGQSDGLYRFLGGSPLSVAFRLILLSILVGVVLAAIGLDPWNILYSVRRLFQSLWDFGFDAVNWAWRYFLLGAVIVVPIWLLSRLFGAPRGR; from the coding sequence ATGCCAGACAACATCCGGGACTTGCCGGCCGGCCAGAGCGACGGCCTGTACCGCTTTCTCGGCGGATCGCCGCTCTCGGTGGCGTTCCGGCTGATCCTGCTCTCGATCCTAGTCGGCGTCGTGCTCGCCGCGATCGGACTCGACCCGTGGAACATTCTGTACAGCGTCCGCCGGCTGTTCCAGAGCCTCTGGGATTTCGGCTTCGACGCAGTCAACTGGGCGTGGCGCTACTTCCTGCTCGGCGCCGTGATCGTGGTCCCGATCTGGCTGTTGTCGCGGCTGTTCGGCGCACCGCGCGGCCGCTGA
- a CDS encoding transporter substrate-binding domain-containing protein translates to MPDLSAQPFAVRSRQLRLAVGMMAAALLALAEPALGQTPSAPLTPAAKPAPAPAQPARPAPAQAAPATPPVATPPAAAAPSPPNQPPKAAEAAPQAVPGFWDPRRRPDRPDLSRLTVIRFLTETDYPPFNFTGPDGNPAGFNVDLARSLCDEIKVTCTIQMRRFETLIDALATNRGDAIIASMAVTPQLRAKVDFTDPYYRAPARFVSRRDNVMPEIRPEYLEGKKIGVIAGTSHEAYLKAMFTDAEIHSYPDNDALRAALRRGEVDFIFGDAISLAFWINGTDSAECCAFSGGPFVESRYFGEGVGIAVRKGNDLLRQSLNWALFRIWEKGRFTDLWLRYFSISPF, encoded by the coding sequence ATGCCAGATTTATCCGCCCAGCCCTTTGCCGTCCGCTCGCGCCAGCTTCGCCTGGCCGTAGGGATGATGGCGGCCGCCCTGCTGGCCTTGGCGGAGCCTGCGCTGGGGCAGACGCCCTCGGCACCGCTGACACCGGCGGCCAAGCCGGCGCCTGCGCCAGCCCAGCCCGCCAGGCCTGCCCCCGCACAAGCGGCACCAGCGACGCCCCCGGTAGCAACGCCGCCAGCAGCTGCCGCCCCGTCGCCTCCGAACCAGCCGCCCAAGGCCGCCGAGGCCGCGCCGCAGGCGGTGCCGGGCTTCTGGGACCCGCGGCGACGGCCGGATCGGCCGGACCTGTCGCGCCTCACCGTGATCCGCTTCCTGACCGAGACCGATTATCCGCCGTTCAACTTCACGGGGCCAGACGGCAATCCCGCCGGCTTCAATGTCGACCTGGCGCGCTCGCTCTGCGACGAGATCAAGGTCACCTGCACCATCCAGATGCGTCGCTTCGAGACCCTGATCGATGCGCTGGCCACCAACCGCGGCGATGCCATCATCGCGTCGATGGCGGTGACGCCGCAGCTGCGCGCCAAGGTCGATTTCACCGATCCCTATTACCGCGCGCCGGCGCGCTTCGTGTCGCGCCGCGACAACGTGATGCCGGAAATCCGCCCGGAATATCTCGAGGGCAAGAAGATCGGCGTCATCGCCGGCACCTCGCACGAGGCCTACCTCAAGGCGATGTTCACCGACGCCGAGATCCATTCCTATCCGGATAACGACGCGCTGCGCGCAGCGCTGCGCCGCGGCGAGGTCGACTTCATCTTCGGCGATGCGATCTCGCTCGCGTTCTGGATCAACGGCACCGATTCCGCCGAATGCTGCGCGTTTTCGGGCGGGCCCTTTGTCGAAAGCCGCTATTTCGGCGAGGGCGTCGGCATCGCCGTGCGCAAGGGCAATGATCTGCTGCGGCAGTCGCTGAACTGGGCGCTGTTCCGGATCTGGGAAAAAGGCCGCTTCACCGATCTGTGGCTGCGCTATTTCTCGATCAGCCCGTTCTGA
- a CDS encoding quinone-dependent dihydroorotate dehydrogenase, protein MIRAFDAFSLPLLRWFDPEDAHRMAIQGLKLLPPIRQRLDDPKLAVRAFGLNFPNPIGMAAGFDKSAEVPDALLRLGFGFVEIGSVTPKPQAGNPRPRLFRLERDEAVINRMGFNNDGAEAVLRRLAARASGGGIIGVNVGANKDSTDRVADYVKLIETFAPVASYFTVNVSSPNTPGLRNLQQSAALDDLLARVIDTRERVRKNAGDSPVLLKIAPDLSLAELDDVVHIARSRRVDGMIVANTTLARPSTLREENRAREQGGLSGRPLFRLSTRMVAETYVRVEGAFPLIGVGGIDSGGAALTKIRAGASLIQLYSSLVYKGIGLVDDIKRDLSSTLLRTGRDSLSEIVGADAATITAEDWPVR, encoded by the coding sequence GTGATCCGTGCCTTCGACGCCTTCTCGCTGCCGCTGCTGCGCTGGTTCGATCCTGAAGATGCCCATCGCATGGCGATCCAGGGCCTGAAGCTGCTGCCGCCGATCCGGCAGCGGCTGGATGATCCCAAGCTCGCGGTGCGCGCCTTCGGGCTGAACTTTCCGAACCCGATCGGCATGGCGGCGGGTTTCGACAAGAGCGCCGAGGTGCCCGACGCGCTGCTGCGGCTTGGTTTCGGCTTTGTCGAGATCGGCTCGGTGACGCCGAAGCCGCAGGCCGGCAACCCGCGGCCGCGGCTGTTTCGCCTCGAGCGCGACGAAGCCGTCATCAACCGCATGGGCTTCAACAATGACGGCGCGGAAGCGGTGCTGCGCCGGCTCGCCGCGCGCGCCAGCGGCGGCGGCATCATCGGGGTCAATGTCGGGGCCAACAAGGATTCGACCGACCGCGTCGCCGATTATGTGAAGCTGATCGAAACCTTTGCCCCGGTCGCGAGCTATTTCACCGTCAACGTCTCCTCGCCGAATACGCCGGGCCTGCGCAATCTGCAGCAATCGGCGGCGCTCGACGATTTGCTGGCGCGGGTGATCGATACCCGTGAGCGCGTGCGCAAGAACGCCGGCGATTCACCGGTCCTGCTGAAGATCGCGCCGGATCTGAGCCTCGCCGAGCTCGACGATGTCGTGCATATCGCGCGCTCGCGGCGCGTCGACGGCATGATCGTCGCCAACACCACGCTGGCGCGTCCCTCGACCTTGCGCGAGGAGAACCGGGCCAGGGAGCAGGGCGGCCTGTCGGGCCGTCCGCTGTTCCGCCTCTCGACGCGGATGGTCGCCGAGACCTATGTCCGCGTCGAAGGCGCATTTCCGTTGATCGGCGTCGGCGGCATCGATTCGGGCGGCGCCGCGCTGACCAAGATCCGCGCCGGCGCCAGCCTGATCCAGCTTTATTCCTCGCTGGTCTACAAGGGCATCGGCCTGGTCGACGACATCAAGCGCGATCTGTCCTCGACCTTGCTGCGCACCGGCCGCGACTCGCTGTCGGAAATCGTCGGGGCCGATGCTGCGACCATCACGGCCGAGGATTGGCCGGTGCGGTAG
- a CDS encoding SCO family protein, which produces MPRTTRPLVIFAAFAGSLAVGLFLMLWAVGGLRTVAAPAAIGGPFQLTDQSGQTVTDKNLQGKPTLIFFGFTHCPDICPTSLFEISEVLKAMGKDADRVNAYFVSVDPERDTATAMKDYLSSFDPHLKGLTGDPAAIAKVLSSYRVYAKKVPLKDGDYTMDHTALIYLMDRDGHFVAPFNLKRTPEEAATDLKRYL; this is translated from the coding sequence ATGCCCCGGACCACGCGCCCATTGGTGATCTTTGCTGCCTTCGCGGGCAGTCTGGCGGTCGGCCTGTTCCTCATGTTGTGGGCGGTCGGCGGCTTGCGCACCGTCGCCGCGCCAGCCGCGATCGGCGGCCCGTTCCAGCTCACCGACCAGTCCGGCCAGACCGTCACCGACAAGAACCTCCAGGGCAAGCCGACGCTGATCTTCTTCGGCTTCACCCATTGCCCGGACATCTGCCCGACCTCGTTGTTCGAGATCTCGGAGGTGCTGAAGGCGATGGGCAAGGACGCCGACCGCGTGAACGCCTATTTCGTCTCGGTCGACCCGGAACGCGACACCGCCACGGCGATGAAGGACTACCTTTCGAGCTTCGATCCGCACCTCAAGGGCCTGACCGGCGATCCCGCCGCGATCGCCAAGGTGCTGTCGAGCTACCGGGTCTACGCCAAGAAGGTGCCGCTGAAGGATGGCGACTACACGATGGATCACACCGCGCTGATCTATTTGATGGACCGCGACGGCCATTTCGTTGCGCCGTTCAATCTGAAACGCACGCCGGAAGAGGCGGCGACCGATCTCAAACGGTATCTCTGA